The genomic region GTGCCATCGGGCGAGAACACCACAGCGTGTGCCCAATGGGAGTCCGTGGCGAGTAGCGCCAGTTCACGACCTGTCTTCGCATCGTAAAGCCAAACGCCGATGTTACTTGCTACTGCGATGTATGCACCATCAGGCGAAAACGNNNNNNNNNNNNNNNNNNNNNNNNNNAAATGCCACCTCTGATAATCTTGATAACTCAGACCAAGCTGGGCATCGTCTTGCTCCTTCTGGGCAGCAGCTTGAAACACCACCTGACCGCCACGTTGATTGGGTAGAAGGGGAGCGTGATCCACAATGGGCGCGTTGATAATCTCAACCATTGTCGCCGACTCCTCCGCATTAAAGCTATATGGAACCTGAAATCGGAGCCCGTTTGTGAAACTTGCACAGACAATCAGGACAATCGTTACAGCACCAGCGATACCCCACGGAATCAACGGTTGACTGCGTGGGATAGCTGAAGTAGGTTCAAAATTGCCAATTCGCTCCAGCAGTTTTCGGGTGAACGTCGGCGGTAGTTGGAAGCCTCTCAAAGTTTCCTGCATCATGTTCGTTATCTCCTCTCGTAAACGGAGACGTGCGCGATAGAGCCGATCTTTAATTGCACCTTCCGACGTGCCGATGAAACGTCCAATCTCCTTACAACTCAAGCCACCAAGATAGTGAAGCGTCAAAACAGTACGCTGACTTTCAGGTAAACTGTCTAGCGCATCATGCACATCCTGTCGTTGCTGGTCGTCGTCGTAATCCCGTTGAGCGATTGTCTCCATCTCATCGGTCTTCACCTTAGCCAAGGGACTTGTTGGCAGACGTTTTTTGC from Candidatus Poribacteria bacterium harbors:
- a CDS encoding RNA polymerase sigma factor gives rise to the protein MDHNDRELIKRTLAGDEAAFGALVDRYKGAVHALVYRKTGDFHIAEELTQDAFLQAYQKLSTLRNPVHFAGWLYVIASRCCLMWYRKKRLPTSPLAKVKTDEMETIAQRDYDDDQQRQDVHDALDSLPESQRTVLTLHYLGGLSCKEIGRFIGTSEGAIKDRLYRARLRLREEITNMMQETLRGFQLPPTFTRKLLERIGNFEPTSAIPRSQPLIPWGIAGAVTIVLIVCASFTNGLRFQVPYSFNAEESATMVEIINAPIVDHAPLLPNQRGGQVVFQAAAQKEQDDAQLGLSYQDYQRWH